Below is a window of Catalinimonas alkaloidigena DNA.
GTTCCCGCTTTCTGCCGGTCCTGTTCTGGCTCGTGATTTCCGCTGCGTTTATCGGGCCAGGTACGGTGACGACCGCCGCGGCCGCTGGGGCCTCGTTCCACGTGTCGCTGCTGTGGGCGTTGACCTTCGCAACCGGGGCGTGCATCCTGTTGCAGGAAGCGGCGGCACGCATCACCATCGCTTCGGGGCGTACGCTGGGCGAAGCCCTTGCACACCACTATCCTGCGGCGCGCTGGGGCGTGGCGGGGGCGATTCTGTTCGGTTGTGCAGCCTATCAGGCAGGAAACTTGTTGGGTGCGGTGGCGGGCCTGCGACTAATCGTAGGGTGGCCGGCTCCGGTGCTGACGCTGGGGGTGGGGTTGGTTTGCGGAGCGGTGTTGTGGTTCGGGCGCGACCAGGCCATCGCGCGTTTCCTCGGCGCGCTGGTGGGGATAATGGGACTGGGCTTTCTGCTGATCGTCTTCACGTTGCCGCTGGCGTGGGGCGAGGTTGCTGCGGCGTCGGTCGTGCCGCGCTTTCCCGACGGGGCCGGGTTGCTGATCCTGGGGCTGTTGGGCACGACGGTGGTGCCCTACAATCTCTTTCTGGGGTCCGGCATTAGCCACGGGCAAACCCTGCGGCAGATGCGCGGTGGGCTCATTGCGGCGGTATTGATCGGCGGACTGATTTCCGCGGCCATCCTTCTGATCGGAACGCAGATTCGGGGGGCGTTTAGTTTCGAGGCGCTGGCGACGGCCTTGCAGGAACGCACTGGTGCGTGGGCGCGTGTGGGGTTGGGCATCGGGCTGTTCGCAGCGGGATTTACCTCGTCGGTGACGGCCCCGCTAGCCTCAGCGCTGACCCTGCAAAGTGTGGTCGGACCCCACTGGACAAATCAATCGTGGGCGTACCGGCTGACGTGGGGCGGTGTCCTGGGCTTCGGGCTGTTGTTCGGATTCCTCGATGTGAAACCCATCCCGGCCATCATCCTGGCGCAGGGCCTGAACGGCATCCTCCTGCCGCTGATGACGATCCTCCTTCTCCTGATCGTGAACCATCCCGCCGCGATGCCCCGTTCCGCACGAAATGGTCCACTTCTCAATGCCTTGATGCTACTGCTGGTGGGCGTTTCCACACTTCTGGGAGTGAACAATCTGACCAAAGCCGTGGCTTCTGCCGTGGGCATTACTTCGCTGGAAGGGACGTTGCCTTACGTGGGCGCCGTGGCCATACTCGTGACCGGCGTCCTGGGCTGGCGCATTCGAAAATTGTAGTTAGAAGGTCTGATAAGCGACCACGCTGTAACTACCTCAGTTGTTCAAGTTTTTTTAAGAGTAGATTCATAAACACTAGAATTGCACCTCCTTCCTCGGGAGAGAAATCTATGAATCGGTGTGCACTTGGATTGCGAAAAACGCCAACAATTCCTGCATATAAATCTCGATGGCCAACTTGTTCTGAGCTATGGGGTATTTTGTTAGCTAATGTGCCATGCTGCCCAAATACTTTGTTTACAAGATCACGGCCAACTAGGGTACTATCGCTAATACCACCTATCTCTCGTAAACGCTCTTCAAGTACAACTCCAGCATTCCGAACAGCATTGTCCCATGCTTTCTCATTGGCAGCTCCGGTTCCTAAAATTGGTAGACAGCGTGACTTTAATTCAGCATCGAAATGGGTTATATCAGCTAAAGGGGTAATATGTTTTACAAAGGAATTATCTGGCGCATCAAAGTTTGAATCAATCGCTTCGTAAGCTTTACCGGTGAGAGTGCAGCGTCTACTACTCTCTACCCCTGTTTTATTAGAGTAGCTTATTTGGCAATGGAGCAGCTTGTCATTATGTAAGGCATCTATTGTGCCTTTAGTAATCACAGGGGCTTTGTCTCTATCGAATCTGACCTGACCGATAAAATCAAGGCCTCCATATAAGGATACTAAAGAAAACTCTTCCTCAAGATTTCCCTCGCGCACCTGTGAAATAAGCCATTTGAGGACATCTTTCTGATTATCTGTTAAGTTATACATAATTGGTGCATTAAGACTCTTTTCTCATCACAGTGGCGGTAGAAGGGCAGACGCCGGTGAACTGTGCGGTGTGGCGAATGGCCATCGGGACCTGATCGCGAGCGATTTCCCGAAAACCCCGTCGGGCGAAGTAGGGCGCGGCGGTGGTGGTAATCAGGTAGAGGTCGGTGATGCCGTGTGCCGATGCGTGTCGCAAGGCCGCTTCGTAGAGTGCCTGACCCAGGCCGGAACCTTGCTGGTCGGGATGCACGGCCAGCGAGCGGAGTAAGCCGATGTGTTCGTACCGTTCCAATCCCACGGACCCTACCACCGATTCACCTTCTTTGGCAACCAGAAAGTGTTCGAGCGACGGCGGCAGGTCTTCGGTCGGCAGTTGAACGGTTTGCAGTAAGGAAATCAGACCGGCGCGGTCCGCGGCTTGGGCGGGTTCAGGAGAGCGTAACGCTTGCATACGGGCATAAGAAGGAAAGCCGTAAAATAAAGATTTCGGGTAGAAATTAACCGCACGTTGCCAACAACACACGCAATTTCGAGAAGGAAGTAGGAGGGAACCTTAATGGGGCAGTGGCGGGTGCAAACGGTGCATTTCGGCCATGCGTGTCACGAGCCGGGTCACCATCTGCTGTAGTATGTCTTCGCCGTACACCTTGGCACTCATTTTCAGCAGCACATTTTCGACCATGTCGTCCATCCGGATTTCGAGCAATTCGTTGTAGGTCCAGTAGCGCATCGAACAATCGTGGAAGCGCCGCTCTTTGATTTCCGGCAGGTGCATGACGCGCAATACCGTGTGGCGCGGGTCCTGTTCGATCGTATGCATCAGGTCGAGCACGACGTTCTGTTCACCTTCCAGGTATTGCAGAAACTTGCCTTTTTTGTAGTTGAGGTAACCGGTGACGGCCAGTCGCTCGTTCTTGTCGCACGCCTGCGATTCCAGCGCATACAAATCGGACTCGCTGAAGGGGTGCGTGGCCTGACTGATGTACGTAAGTGCGAACATAGCAGACTATACGAGCCAAGCGTCGCGGAAGTTAACCGGGCAAGGGGCGGAGCTACGTTATTCGGTGATTTCCCGGATGACCCGACACGGATTTCCGGCCGCAAAGACGCCCTCGGGAATGTCGCGGGTGACCACACTTCCGGCCCCGATTACGGTGCGCGCGCCGATCGTAATGCCCGGATTCAGAATGGCCCCGCCGCCGACCCATACATCCGACCCGATCACGATGGGTTTGCCCGCTTCCTGTTCGCGACGTAGCTTGGCGTTGAGCGGATGCGTGGCCGTGTAAATCTGGACCGCCGGTCCGAACAACGTAAAATCGCCGATGTGTACTTCACAGACGTCCAGCACAATGCAGTTGAAGTTGAAAAAGCATTTCTGGCCGAGGTAGATGTTGCTGCCGTAATCACAGAAAAAGGGGGGCTGCATCCACACCGAGTCGCCTCCGTCGCCGAACAGCGCCTGCAACAGCTGGCGACGCTCCTCCTGCTGGCTTTCGCGTGTCGCGTTGAGTTGCTGGCACAGGTCGCGGGCCCGTTCGCGTCCTTGCACCAGTTCGGGGTCGTGCGGGTCGTACAGGGCGCCCGCCAGCATTTTTTCGCGTTCAGTCATATCAAACGATCAAAGCGTTTCCCGGTAGCGCGCCACCATCGCCTCCTGGCTTTCGGGTTCTTCCGACAACTGCAACTGGTCTTTCAACATTTGTCCCAGCGTGGGCAGTTCTGAGCGCTCACGCTGCAATTCCGGATTCCAGAGCTCGGCGCGCATCAGGGCCTTGGCACAGTGAAGATAGGCTTGTTCTACTTGCACCTCGATCACCACCTTCGGGGGCCGGGCAGCATCCTGAAACCGGCTCAGCACCTCGGGTTCGTCGCGCAAACAGGCGCGCCCGTTCACCCGCAGCGTTTCGTCCACCCCGGGAATCAGAAACAGCAGCGCGACCCGACCCGTCTCCAGGAGGTTGGTCAGGGTGTCGAGCCGGTTGTTCCCCGAAGCATCCGGCACATAGAGGGTGTGGGCGTCGCTCACCTGCACAAATCCTGGCGCACCTCCGCGTGGCGACGCGTCGTGCTGTCCCTGCGCATTGCTGCTGGCCACCACCAGAAACGGCGACAGGGTAATGAAATGCCGACAGTGTGCATCCAAGTGCGTTAGTTCTTTGCGAACGGCCCGCTCGCCGGGCGGAGGATAGAGGGCGCGAAGCTGGTCAAGGGTGTGGATCATGGCACCCAAGATACAAGATAGACCGATGCCGCAAAAGAACGCAGTGACAACCACATTGCGTAGCGGCGAATTGGGTGTAAATCTTGCCGAACGGCAGAAGATCAGCTCGATAAAGAACCCATCTACTCATTCACTTCTCTATCCCGCCAGCGCGTTGTATACCGACCAGCCGCCCACCAGCACAAAGCCCAGAAACGAAAGCCACAGCATAACGTCCCACCAAAGTCCTGACCGCAACGTGGGCTCGCTGCGGCGGTAGCGGAAATACAGGGCGGCCACCCCGAGCAACGGCAGCATCACGGCCTGCGCCATTCCGCCGGCCAGCACCAGCGTGACGGGCGCTTTAACGAACAGAAAGATGCTCAACGCCGCCAGCGGCCAGACCACGCTCAGTCGTCGCGACCAGCGTTCCCGCGCTTCGGGCGATCCGTCGGTCCAGCCGAACAGGCCCAGGCCATCGGCCACAAGACGGCTGTAGCCCGCCGAGACCACAAAAAAGGTGGAATAGAGCACGGCAAACGCGCCGAACAAAAACAGGCCCTGCGCCCAGGAGCCAAACACCGGGACGTACATCTGCGCCAGCGTGCGGATCATGTCCGGTCCGGCCGGATGCAGCCCGGTTCGCCCCAGCACGGCTGCGCCGAGCAGGTAGAACGCCACCGTCGCAAAGGTGTACACCACCATCGATACCCACGCATCGATGCGCAACACGCGCAGCCAGCCACGCGCCCGGGTGGTCCAAGAGGTGCTATGCTCCCGAGGTCCGGTGTGGCGGGCATATCCTTTTTCCAGACACCAGTAGGGGTACATGATCAGCTCACCCGACCCGATGCCGATCAGCCCGAAAGTCGCCAGCGCCGTGGCGGCAGGGTTCTCGGTAAGGCCCTCCACGAGGGGCGGCAGCTGAAAGCGGAGGCCGGTCGCCACTTCCCCGCTTTGTACGG
It encodes the following:
- a CDS encoding NRAMP family divalent metal transporter, which translates into the protein MLPSFRSRFLPVLFWLVISAAFIGPGTVTTAAAAGASFHVSLLWALTFATGACILLQEAAARITIASGRTLGEALAHHYPAARWGVAGAILFGCAAYQAGNLLGAVAGLRLIVGWPAPVLTLGVGLVCGAVLWFGRDQAIARFLGALVGIMGLGFLLIVFTLPLAWGEVAAASVVPRFPDGAGLLILGLLGTTVVPYNLFLGSGISHGQTLRQMRGGLIAAVLIGGLISAAILLIGTQIRGAFSFEALATALQERTGAWARVGLGIGLFAAGFTSSVTAPLASALTLQSVVGPHWTNQSWAYRLTWGGVLGFGLLFGFLDVKPIPAIILAQGLNGILLPLMTILLLLIVNHPAAMPRSARNGPLLNALMLLLVGVSTLLGVNNLTKAVASAVGITSLEGTLPYVGAVAILVTGVLGWRIRKL
- a CDS encoding TIGR02391 family protein; its protein translation is MYNLTDNQKDVLKWLISQVREGNLEEEFSLVSLYGGLDFIGQVRFDRDKAPVITKGTIDALHNDKLLHCQISYSNKTGVESSRRCTLTGKAYEAIDSNFDAPDNSFVKHITPLADITHFDAELKSRCLPILGTGAANEKAWDNAVRNAGVVLEERLREIGGISDSTLVGRDLVNKVFGQHGTLANKIPHSSEQVGHRDLYAGIVGVFRNPSAHRFIDFSPEEGGAILVFMNLLLKKLEQLR
- the arsN2 gene encoding arsenic resistance N-acetyltransferase ArsN2, which gives rise to MQALRSPEPAQAADRAGLISLLQTVQLPTEDLPPSLEHFLVAKEGESVVGSVGLERYEHIGLLRSLAVHPDQQGSGLGQALYEAALRHASAHGITDLYLITTTAAPYFARRGFREIARDQVPMAIRHTAQFTGVCPSTATVMRKES
- a CDS encoding BLUF domain-containing protein, producing the protein MFALTYISQATHPFSESDLYALESQACDKNERLAVTGYLNYKKGKFLQYLEGEQNVVLDLMHTIEQDPRHTVLRVMHLPEIKERRFHDCSMRYWTYNELLEIRMDDMVENVLLKMSAKVYGEDILQQMVTRLVTRMAEMHRLHPPLPH
- a CDS encoding sugar O-acetyltransferase; protein product: MTEREKMLAGALYDPHDPELVQGRERARDLCQQLNATRESQQEERRQLLQALFGDGGDSVWMQPPFFCDYGSNIYLGQKCFFNFNCIVLDVCEVHIGDFTLFGPAVQIYTATHPLNAKLRREQEAGKPIVIGSDVWVGGGAILNPGITIGARTVIGAGSVVTRDIPEGVFAAGNPCRVIREITE
- a CDS encoding pyridoxamine 5'-phosphate oxidase family protein, encoding MIHTLDQLRALYPPPGERAVRKELTHLDAHCRHFITLSPFLVVASSNAQGQHDASPRGGAPGFVQVSDAHTLYVPDASGNNRLDTLTNLLETGRVALLFLIPGVDETLRVNGRACLRDEPEVLSRFQDAARPPKVVIEVQVEQAYLHCAKALMRAELWNPELQRERSELPTLGQMLKDQLQLSEEPESQEAMVARYRETL
- a CDS encoding Nramp family divalent metal transporter codes for the protein MPTSVQTPATQEPPRSFGGTLRQLGPGIIIAGSIVGSGELIATTTMGAVAGFWLLWLVVIGCVIKVFTQIEFGRHTLTWNETALEALNSVPGPRWKVNWIVWAWAVMTLLVVSQQGGIIGGVGQALAISQPLTEEGVAYNAAKDAWIEAQVDAALQSDAQPVAASEAGAALPEPIDAYLWAIGIALLTSVLMYIGRYGFIQTLSTVLVASFTLITLITLALLQGTDWAVQSGEVATGLRFQLPPLVEGLTENPAATALATFGLIGIGSGELIMYPYWCLEKGYARHTGPREHSTSWTTRARGWLRVLRIDAWVSMVVYTFATVAFYLLGAAVLGRTGLHPAGPDMIRTLAQMYVPVFGSWAQGLFLFGAFAVLYSTFFVVSAGYSRLVADGLGLFGWTDGSPEARERWSRRLSVVWPLAALSIFLFVKAPVTLVLAGGMAQAVMLPLLGVAALYFRYRRSEPTLRSGLWWDVMLWLSFLGFVLVGGWSVYNALAG